The genome window CGTCGAGGACGTCTTCGCCGGGCCGCACGGCGGCCACCGCGCGGAACCGCTCGTTCTGCCTGCGGACCTCCTCGTCGAAGATCGCCGCGAACCGGGCCCGATGGTCACTCACGTCGTCTTCTCCCGTTCTCGGCCATCATGGGGCCGATGACGACCATCGTGGCCTTCCACGCCCACGCCGACGACCCCGTTCTGCTCAGCGGCGGCACCCTGGCGCGCGCCGCGGCCGACGGGCACCGGGTGGTGGTCGTCGTGGCGACCGACGGCGTGGCCGCCGAACACCCGACGCCCCGCTGGGGTGAGCTGACGGCCGCGGCGGCGATCCTCGGCGTGCGGCGCGTCGTGCACCTGGGGTACGCCGACAGCGGGCACGGGCCGGAGCTGTACGCGGACCCGCCCGGACGGCAGCGTTTCGCCCGCGCGGACACCGAGGAGGCCGCGCACCGGCTCGCGGCCGTGCTGCACGAGGAGCGGGCCGACCTGCTGCTCGGCTACGACGCCAACGGCGGCTACGGGCACCGCGACCACGTCAAGGTGCACGAGGTCGCGCGGCGGGCGGCCCGGCTGACCGGGACCCGGCTGCTGGAGGCGACCCTGCCCCGCGACTTCGCGCTGCGGTTCGTCCGGGTGGTCCGGGCCCTGCCGATCCCGTTCGACTACGACGTCGAAGCGCTCGAGCACGCTTACAGCCCGGCCGCGGCTGTGACCCACCGCTTCGACGTCCGGCGCTTCGCCGGGCGGAAACAGGCGGCGCTGGCCGCGCACGTGTCCGACGTCCGCGGTCCGGGGCGGCTTTCGGCGGTGCTGCGGCTGCTCGTGTGGCTGCCGGCGCCGCTGTTCGCGGTGGTGGCGGGCCGGGAGTGGTTCACCGAGGTCACGCCCGCAGGATCGGCACGCCCAGGTCTGCAAGTTCCTGGGCGTGCCGGTCGGCGGAGTCGGTGATGACGCCGGCGACGTCGGCGAAGGGCAGGACGGTGAACCGGGAGGCCGCGCCGAGCTTTTCGGCGCTGGCCAGCACGTAGGTGTCGGCCGCGCGCCGGGCCAGCGTGCGCTTCATCGCGGCTTCCTCGGCGTCGCCGGTGGTGAGCCCGGCCTCGGGGTGCACGCCGGTGACGCCGAGCAGGAAGACGTCGGCGCTGATCGCCTGGGCGGCCTCGGCCGCGGCGGCGCCGCAGGTGACGGCGGAGTGCCGGAACAACCGCCCGCCGAGCAGGAAGACCTCGACCCCGCGGTGCTCGAGCAGCGCGACGGCGACGGTGGGGCTGTGGGTGACGACGGTGGCTTCGAGGTCGCGGGGGAGAGCCTTCGCGACGGCCAGCGTGGTCGTGCCGCCGTCGAGGATGACCGTCGAGCCGGGCCGGACCAGCCCGGCGGCGACCGCGGCGACCCGGTCCTTGCCGTCGGTGGCGATGGCGGTGCGGCCGGCGTAGTCGGCGACGGCGGGGGAGACAGGCAGCGCTCCGCCGTAGACGCGCTGACACAACCCGGCCGTGGCCAGGTCGCGCAGGTCACGGCGAATGCTGTCCTCGGAGACCCCGAGCTCGGCGGCGACGTCTTTCGCCAGCACCTTGCCCTCGGCCGCCAGCCGGGCGAGCAGCAGTTCACGGCGTTCCCCGACCAGCATGCACGATCCTCCTTGTTTATTCCGAGTCGTGCACATTATGGTCGCGGCATGACCTCGCCCACAAGCCTGTCCCGCAACCCGCGCGTCCG of Amycolatopsis solani contains these proteins:
- a CDS encoding PIG-L deacetylase family protein; this encodes MTTIVAFHAHADDPVLLSGGTLARAAADGHRVVVVVATDGVAAEHPTPRWGELTAAAAILGVRRVVHLGYADSGHGPELYADPPGRQRFARADTEEAAHRLAAVLHEERADLLLGYDANGGYGHRDHVKVHEVARRAARLTGTRLLEATLPRDFALRFVRVVRALPIPFDYDVEALEHAYSPAAAVTHRFDVRRFAGRKQAALAAHVSDVRGPGRLSAVLRLLVWLPAPLFAVVAGREWFTEVTPAGSARPGLQVPGRAGRRSR
- a CDS encoding DeoR/GlpR family DNA-binding transcription regulator: MLVGERRELLLARLAAEGKVLAKDVAAELGVSEDSIRRDLRDLATAGLCQRVYGGALPVSPAVADYAGRTAIATDGKDRVAAVAAGLVRPGSTVILDGGTTTLAVAKALPRDLEATVVTHSPTVAVALLEHRGVEVFLLGGRLFRHSAVTCGAAAAEAAQAISADVFLLGVTGVHPEAGLTTGDAEEAAMKRTLARRAADTYVLASAEKLGAASRFTVLPFADVAGVITDSADRHAQELADLGVPILRA